In the genome of Trichoplusia ni isolate ovarian cell line Hi5 chromosome 27, tn1, whole genome shotgun sequence, one region contains:
- the LOC113505935 gene encoding esterase B1-like — MKISSLLNIALGEDVLVEVQQGWLSGKLVEAVTGDYFYSFKGIPYAKPPIGSLRFKAPEEPDSWNGVRNAIENGPVCPQIQNLKNYYVPGSEDCLFLNVFTPDMNPPTPLPVMFYIHGGLYKSSSGDDTFLGPDFMISKNVIVVTINYRLDAIGFLSMETKEVPGNAGMKDQVLALQWVRRNINKFGGDPNRITMFGQSAGAASIAYHMVSPMSKGLFQRGILLSGVPNLDCFYSYKPRDRAFKLGKILGFETKNTSELLTFLQSVPVKKLINTTSTLLASEEITSIIFKLHPFVPVIEKDFGQQRFLIEDPFKTLERGNVNKVDVLCGYTSHENLLLIPFYVNWFYIERYNRYRELFVPTKILFSSPPDVILHLADRITDHYFGDKTISVSNMPEFINYASAATMFYDVHRFLRRWPQVGTTYFYKFSAYSARSMYGHQGANYGIYGSSHLDDLLHLFYQKDLDLPYKRNTKEYRIV, encoded by the exons TTCTACAGCTTCAAAGGCATACCTTATGCCAAACCACCAATTGGTTCGCTCAGatttaag GCCCCTGAGGAACCAGATTCCTGGAATGGAGTGAGGAATGCTATAGAAAATGGACCTGTCTGTCCCCAGATACAAAACCTAAAGAACTATTATGTCCCTGGCAGCGAGGACTGCCTGTTCCTAAATGTCTTCACTCCTGATATGAATCCTCCCACGCCTTTACCGGTAATGTTTTACATCCACGGAGGTTTATACAAATCTAGTTCAGGCGATGACACCTTTCTGGGACCGGATTTTATGATATCTAAAAACGTCATTGTAGTCACAATTAACTACAGATTAGATGCGATTGGTTTCCTCAGTATGGAAACAAAAGAAGTACCTGGTAATGCTGGGATGAAGGACCAAGTACTTGCGTTACAGTGGGTGAGAAGGAATATAAACAAATTTGGAGGTGACCCTAATCGTATAACTATGTTCGGTCAGAGCGCTGGAGCAGCTTCTATTGCCTACCACATGGTATCACCGATGTCCAAAGGTTTATTTCAAAGAGGCATACTACTAAGTGGCGTTCCGAATCTCGACTGTTTTTATTCTTACAAGCCTAGAGATAGAGCATTCAAACTCGGTAAAATCTTGGgttttgaaactaaaaatacaagCGAGCTACTTACATTTCTCCAAAGCGTTCcagttaaaaagttaataaataccACAAGTACTCTACTGGCATCCGAAGAAATAACGAGTATTATATTTAAGCTGCATCCGTTCGTGCCAGTAATTGAAAAAGATTTTGGACAACAAAGGTTCTTGATTGAAGATCCTTTTAAGACTCTAGAGAGAGGAAACGTTAACAAGGTAGATGTCTTATGTGGTTACACAAGCCATGAAAATTTACTACTGATTCCATTTTATGTTAACTGGTTTTATATAGAACGCTATAATAGATACAGAGAGTTGTTTGTTCCGACTAAAATACTGTTTAGTTCTCCACCAGACGTCATTTTGCATTTGGCTGACAGAATCACTGACCACTATTTTGGGGATAAAACAATTAGCGTGAGTAATATGCCAGAGTTCATTAATTATGCCTCCGCTGCAACTATGTTTTACGACGTCCACAGATTCCTCAGGCGTTGGCCTCAAGTTGGTACCACATATTTCTATAAGTTTTCAGCTTACTCCGCTAGAAGCATGTATGGTCACCAAGGCGCTAATTACGGCATTTATGGAAGTTCACATTTAGATGACTTGCTCCATTTGTTTTACCAAAAAGATCTGGATTTACCGTATAAAAGAAACACTAAAGAATACAGAAtagtttaa